In one window of Candidatus Protochlamydia phocaeensis DNA:
- the lipA gene encoding lipoyl synthase — MDQQPQVFSKTRSKRLNILPAHAEEAQAEKAVGPGRFPSWLHRKLPKGSELNQTSHVLSQHRLHTVCEEAKCPNLLECWSKKTATFLVMGKECSRNCGFCDIDFTKTPKPLEADEPLRVALSVKELGLKHVVITMVARDDLADGGSAHLVRVIRAVREHNENVTVEVLTSDFEGNQSALSHLLQADLDIFNHNIETVRDLTPRVRHKATYERTLSVLRYAASQRRNGMKIKSGLMVGLGETEEQVFETLRDLKEAGCDIVTIGQYLQPNRHKLLVKAFIHPDQFKKYEAFGYELGISYLYCGPFVRSSYNANLVLSRASQNQVIINSH; from the coding sequence ATGGATCAGCAGCCGCAAGTTTTTAGCAAGACTCGCTCCAAACGCCTTAATATTTTGCCTGCACACGCTGAAGAGGCCCAAGCGGAAAAAGCGGTGGGGCCTGGTCGTTTTCCTTCTTGGCTTCATCGCAAGCTTCCAAAAGGAAGCGAGCTCAACCAGACTAGCCATGTTTTGTCCCAGCATCGCTTGCATACGGTATGCGAAGAGGCAAAATGCCCCAACTTGCTCGAGTGTTGGTCTAAAAAAACAGCCACTTTTCTTGTCATGGGCAAAGAATGCTCCCGCAACTGTGGATTTTGCGATATCGACTTTACTAAAACACCTAAGCCTCTTGAGGCTGATGAGCCCCTTCGCGTGGCTTTGTCTGTTAAGGAACTTGGGCTCAAGCACGTTGTAATCACAATGGTGGCCAGAGATGATCTGGCAGATGGTGGAAGCGCCCACTTAGTACGCGTCATCCGGGCGGTGAGAGAACACAATGAAAATGTAACTGTTGAAGTGTTGACATCCGATTTTGAGGGCAATCAAAGCGCGCTGAGTCATCTGCTGCAGGCCGATCTTGACATTTTCAACCACAATATTGAGACTGTGCGGGATTTAACGCCGCGCGTTCGCCATAAGGCGACCTATGAGCGCACGCTAAGCGTGTTGCGCTATGCAGCTTCTCAGCGGCGCAATGGAATGAAAATTAAATCAGGCCTTATGGTAGGATTAGGAGAGACGGAAGAGCAGGTATTCGAGACGTTGAGGGACTTGAAAGAAGCGGGATGCGATATCGTCACAATTGGACAATATTTGCAGCCTAACCGGCATAAGTTGTTGGTCAAAGCCTTTATCCATCCCGATCAATTTAAAAAGTATGAAGCCTTTGGTTATGAACTCGGGATATCTTATCTCTATTGCGGACCTTTTGTACGCTCAAGCTATAACGCTAATTTAGTCCTTTCTCGGGCTAGTCAAAATCAAGTGATCATTAACAGTCATTAA
- a CDS encoding HEAT repeat domain-containing protein yields MQHESDSYEHYPLVDAIDHEILMHRDAHFGGLFPVMLDYYKREEKGVQPELSIERIERLAKMEEQLKENLSVLFLASHEMQKVADARAAYQHLRSIYEVKKPKSRYPQLIADLILTEDEEAEAEIQAIVAEKDKIVPALIELLRNEQFYDPLFPGYGQAPSLAVKCLGQIGDKRAIISLFEALGQGDFFADDLIIKALKEIGQPAKEFLLHVVKGRPVNEDNERAAIALISFKDDQEVTLACLDLLKQPDIQKDPCLPTYLVLACAGLQDPLKRQEFKDMIAQPSLNPLLKKDMEGIIHEWQEKE; encoded by the coding sequence ATGCAGCACGAATCCGATTCTTATGAACACTATCCCCTTGTCGATGCCATTGATCACGAAATTCTGATGCATCGCGATGCGCATTTTGGTGGATTATTCCCCGTTATGCTGGATTATTATAAACGGGAAGAAAAAGGCGTGCAGCCAGAACTTTCAATTGAGCGCATTGAGCGTTTGGCAAAGATGGAAGAGCAGCTCAAGGAAAATCTGTCGGTTTTATTTTTAGCCAGCCATGAAATGCAAAAAGTGGCTGATGCACGTGCTGCTTATCAGCATTTGCGCTCTATTTATGAAGTCAAAAAGCCCAAAAGCCGTTATCCGCAATTAATTGCCGATCTCATTTTGACAGAAGATGAAGAGGCGGAAGCCGAAATTCAGGCAATCGTGGCAGAGAAGGACAAAATCGTGCCAGCCCTGATTGAGTTGCTACGCAATGAGCAGTTTTACGATCCGTTGTTCCCCGGTTATGGACAAGCGCCTTCTTTAGCTGTCAAATGCTTGGGACAAATAGGAGATAAGCGCGCCATCATTTCCCTATTCGAAGCCTTAGGACAAGGTGATTTTTTTGCCGATGACCTCATTATCAAAGCGTTAAAAGAAATCGGACAACCCGCTAAGGAATTTTTATTGCATGTCGTAAAAGGCAGGCCGGTAAATGAAGATAATGAGCGGGCGGCCATTGCTCTTATTTCTTTTAAAGATGATCAAGAAGTGACCCTCGCCTGTTTAGACTTACTAAAGCAGCCGGACATTCAGAAAGATCCCTGCTTGCCGACTTACTTAGTCCTGGCTTGCGCAGGCCTGCAAGATCCCTTGAAAAGGCAGGAGTTTAAAGACATGATCGCTCAGCCCTCCCTTAATCCCCTCCTTAAAAAAGATATGGAAGGCATTATCCACGAATGGCAAGAAAAGGAATAA